TGATGATTGATGCCCTTGCAATTGCGGACACGAACACAACCGGTATCATTAAAGAAGGTCTTGTCTATGCAAATGTGATTGGTTCCGACTTAGGTCCAAAGATTACCCCAATCGGTTCATTGGCTACATTGTTGTGGCTTCATGTGTTGGAAAGCAAAGGCGTAAAGATTTCATAGGGTTATTATTTTAAAGTGGGGATTGTCTTAACCATTCCGACACTGTTTATTACATTATTTGGCCTGTATGTTTGGCTTCTTATGATTTCATAAGGGAATATACTATTTTCTCCTGCTTGTTCAAACAGGTTGATTAAATAGACAAAAGGAGTGAATATGTCTTGTCAAAACCAGTGATTTTCTTCTTATGCACCGGGAATTCTTGTCGCAGTCAAATGGCTGAGGGATTTGCTCGCAAATATCTTGGTGACAAATTTGATGTTCATTCTGCCGGCATTGAAGCGCATGGTGTCAACCTGAATGCGATCAAAGCGATGGATGAAGTGGGAATCGACATATCGAATCAAGAATCGTCAACAATTAATCACGAATTGTTAAATACGGCGGATTATGTGATCACGTTATGTGGGGACGCGAATGATAAGTGTCCAATGACACCGCCTCATGTGAACCGTGATCATTGGGGCTTTGAAGATCCGGCAAAGGCTGAAGGGACTGAAGAAGAAAAATGGGCAGTTTTTCAACGTGTTCGCGATCAAATTGAAGAGCGCATAAAAATATTTACTGAAACCGCAAAATAAAAGGAGAGCCACCACATTCTTCTTTATTAAGTAATAAACCAATTTTTTTTGATTTATTACTTGTGAAATGACAATTTATCATTTATATTATTAGTTAAATCAAATATTTTTGATGTAAGGATGAAATAAATTGACAAATAGCCCAACAACAACGATCCCTGCTAATCAAGAAACATTTGAGTATTATGCTCACACATTTAAAGCTTTAGCTGATCCAAAACGACTAAAATTAATGAATGAATTATGTATTCGAGGTCAAGTATGCGTTTGTGACCTCACCGAAATCATGGGGATGCCACAACCAAAGCTTTCTTATCATCTCAAAATATTGATGGATTCCAATCTCATTAAGCAGGAAAAAAAAGGAACTTGGAATTACTATGAACTCAATCAAGGTCAGGTCAATCATTTGCTGTCACCCGAATTATGCTGCTTGTTTCGCCCTACGTGTTGGTAACAAATTTTTTTGGTTTAAACATCAAAAAAATTTGATATAAATAAAATACCCTTAAGGAGGATTCACTGTTATGAATATCCATGTAGGTTTAAATGTTACAAATCTTGAGGCATCTATTGCCTTCTACTCAAAGGTCTTTGACGCACAACCTGTCAAGGTGAAACCGGATTACGCCAAGTTCTTATTAGACGATCCGGGGTTAAACTTTACCTTAAGACCTGTTGAACGTGTTGAGGGCAATCACATCAATCACTTCGGTTTCCAAGTCACCAGTACAGAAGAATTACAAAAGCACAAAGATAGACTAGAAAAGCAAGGGTTCTTTTCACGGGATGAGAATGATACAACCTGTTGCTATGCGAGACAAGACAAATTTTGGATCACTGATCCGGATGGACATGAATGGGAATTCTTCTTCACAAAAGAGGATATTGAGGTCGAGAATTTAGGTACTTGCTGCGCCGGATAAGAGCAAATGTTAAGGTGGGCATTATAAATAATTAACCCTGCATTTGCAGGGCTATTCGTATTCTTCACTTAATACGCCAAGAAACTCATTTAACAATTTCATATACTTCGCAATTGGCTTTTGCACATTATTCTCCCAGCCTCTTAACGTCTTTACATTTACCCCAATAATTTTAGCGTTACGTTCGAGAAATTGCTTCGGATTCGAGGAAAAGTCGAGTTCGATTCTATCACTTTCGGAACAGATGAAGTTATCAGAAGAAGAACTGCGCGGCATCTTGTTTGATCTTGAACTCGAAGGAAAAGTCATTGTGAGAGCAGACATCGTTTCGCTTAGTTAAAATCCAAAGTTAGTTTTTTCCGGCAAGCCGGATTTGTTAAGCGGACAAACTTCTTTACAATTAGCGAGGGTTTGGCAATAATCATAATAAAAACAATTTACAGACTACATAACGGGGGGCTATAGAATGGAACGCCGCTTTCATCAAGTGATGCAAGAAAAGAAACAGCTAGTGATTAACCTTCTTGCTTTTCTATTTGTTTTTTATTTTTCTTTGCCTTTTTCTTTAGCTGTTTTCCCTACGTTTATGAATAAGAAAATTTTTGATACAGGGTTTACGTGGGCTTGGCTGTATGCCTTTTTGCAAATTCCGTTGACTTGGATATTAGGATGGATTTATTACCGCAAAGCAAAACGCTTGGATCAATTTGTGGAACAGCTGAAACAGGAGGCTGAATTGTGAATCTTACCTACTTCTTGTTTTTTATTTGTATCATTGTCTGTACGTTAATTATTACGTATTGGGCGGCAAAACGAAGTAAAACGGCAAACCGGTTTTACACGGCATCCGGCAGTTTGACGGGTTTTCAAAATGGCATGGCGATTGCCGGCGATTTTATAAGCGCGGCATCCTTCTTAGGCATTGTCGGCACGATCGCAATTAATGGGTATGACGGCTTTTTATATTCCATCGGATTTTTAGTTTCTTATTTAGTTGTTATGTTTTTAATTGCAGAACCCGTCCATCATTTGGGCAAATATTCGTTAGGAGATGTCATTTGCACACGCTTCCCAGGTAACCGGATGCGTGCCATGATGGCCTTTGGGGCATTTATGATTTCCATTCTTTACATGATTCCACAGCTTGTTGCATCAGGGTTGCTCATACGTTTGCTGTTAAATATCGATTATTCCGTTTCCGTTGTTGTCATTGGGAGTTTAATGACGGTCTACGTTGTATTTGGAGGAATGATTGCGACATCTTGGGTACAAATTGTAAAAACAGTCGTGCTTATGTCGGGAACCTTTCTCCTTTCGCTCATTGTATTTTCACGGTTTCATTGGAATGTGGCCGATTTGCTGGAACAGGTAAAAAGTGGGACACCGCTTGGAGAGCAATTTTTCCTGCCGGGCCATTTGTTCAATCATTCGCTTGAAGCTTTCTCGCTTCAGCTTGCATTAGTGTTAGGGACGGCGGGGCTGCCGCATATTTTAATCCGGTTTTTTACAGTTCGAAATACGCTTGAAGTACGCCGCTCGCTCATTAGCGCGACATGGATTATCGGCCTATTTTATGTCATGACGCTTATTCTTGGGCTTGGTACGGTTGCATTGCTCGGTTATCAAAAATTGATTTCAGCTGATGCGACAGGGAATTTGGCGGCACCGCTTTTGGCAAAGGAGGTTGGCGGCGATTTTCTATTGGCATTTATATCGGCGATTGCATTTACGACGATCGTTGCAGTTGTTGCAGGTTTGGTGATTTCAGCGACGACGGCTTTTTCCCATGATATTTATCATCACATCATGAAAAAAGGAAAATCAACGGAAAAGGAGCAGCTGTACGCGGCACGTTGGACTGCACTCGGAATTGGCATCATTTCTACGTTGTTTGCTTTAAGGCTAGAAAATATTAATGTGACGTTCCTTGTTTCATTAACATTCATTTTTGCGGCTTCAAGCAATTTTCCAGTTCTTTTATTAACCATTTACTGGAGGCGCTTTAATCGAACAGGGGCAATTGTTGGAATGGTTAGTGGTTTCGTCGCATCGATTGCGCTTCTCATGCTTGGCCCGCATATGATGAACCCGGATGGAGGTTGGATTGCGAGAGAGCCAATCCTTCCGCTGTCTAACCCTGGCATCATCGCTATCCCGATTGGGTTTATTGGTGCATTTTTTGGAACAGTGCTTTCCCGTGAACCTGCACAATCAAGCGGGGAACTCAGGAAATTTTTTATCAAATCACAGACTGGTATTGATATAAGGAGAGAGAGCCAGTGAAAGACTTGACGATTATTCTATTTGAACGCCAAGGATTGCTGCTCGACATTGCCTTTGTGCTGACCCGGACTCCCGGCTTTCGCTCATTGCTTTACCGTGAATCAAGCTTAAAAATGTCGATCGTCCATGCGTTTGTTTTTGGTTTATTTGGGATTGCGAGCACGATAACGGGCGTCGTGATTGGGAGTGATTTTGTCGTCATACGAGATTTTGTATGGACAGCAGAAGCTGATCAGCTTGTTGTCGGTTCCAGCCTTGTTGCCATCGTTATCGCGGGGTTGCTGGGAGGTCCTGTCGTTGGGCTTGGCGCTGGAATTATTGCCGGTGTCCATCTAATGTTCGTTGGCGGAATTGGCTGGCTTGCAAATGGCATCGTCAATCCGCTTACTGGCCTCTTGGCAGGGCTAACAGCACGTTTTTTTTCGCAAGAAAGGGTTATTTCCCCTTTGAAAGCATTATTTATCGGGGTGTTCCCCCCGGTATTGCAGATGCAGATCCTGCTTATTTTGCACCCTCAGGCGGATGAGATGGTTGCTCTCGTTGACACGGTCGGGCTGCCGCTCGTTTTGTCCAACAGCATTGCGATTGCCATTTTCACAGCGATGATTGGCATCGTCCTAAGCGAACAGGAAAATGAGGCTGCTTTGGCAACAAAACAGGCGCTGACGATCGCCGAGGAAGCACTGCCTTTTTTGAAAAAAGATAACCCGCGTGATATGGCGAGGGGCATTGCCGATTTGCTGTATGGGCGGTTGAAGCTGGCGGCTGTTTCGGTTACAAACGGAACAGAGGTGCTGGCACATAAAGGATTAGGGGCGGATCACCATCGGCCCGGAGATCAAATCATGACGTCTGTTTCACATCAGGCGATGCGTACAAAAGAAATGAAGGTGGCTTATACAAAAACAGAGATTAATTGTGGACATGCCCGCTGTCCTCTTGAGGCTGCAATCATCATTCCAGTCATCGAAGCAAACGAGTCCACTTGGCTCATCAAATTCTACTTTCGTAAAGCGCAGCATATCAGGCCGGTGGAGCTGATGCTTGCGCAAGGGCTGGGACAATTGATTTCAAACCAATTAAATGTAATCGGAGCGGAAAAATTAAAAGCGCATATTCGGGATGCGGAGCTGAGGAACCTGCAAGCACAGATTAACCCACATTTCCTATTCAATACGCTTCACTTAATTGCAACGTTATTTCGGGAAAATCCGGGTAAAGCCCGCCACATTACTGTGCAGCTAGCCAATTATATGCGGTTTAACCTTCGCCTCGTATCCAAATCGCTTGTAAGAATGGAACAGGAATGTGAGCACGTGAAAGCTTATATCGAAATTATTCAAGCCCGTTTTTCAAACCGGCTGCATATCCAATTCGTAGAGCCTGAGGATATTCCGGACGTTTATATTCCGCCATCAACAATCCAGCCTATCGTTGAAAATTGCATTCAGCACGGGCTGCGGAACACAGCAAAAGACGGAAAAGTAGAAGTGATCATCCGAAAGGAAGACGGGCGTTTATCCATTCTTGTTCGGGATAATGGGTGCGGTTTTCCCGAGAATATTTTGAATGATATCCCTCATAAACCATTAACAGAGGACCAGAGTGAAGGGACAGGCTTATACAATGTCAATCAGCGGCTCATCAGCCTGCTCGGTGAATCGTCACGCATCCATATCCGCAATTTGCCTTCGATAGGAAGTGAAGTATCCTTTCATATCCCATGCGATATTCCATTAGAAAGGAAGATGCTGTCATGAAATCCATCCATGTAATAATTGCCGAAGATGAAGAAATGGCAAGAAAAGAATTAACCTACTTACTGGAAATGGAGGAAGATGTCATTCTTTGTCCAAGTGCCGAAACCGGTGAACAGCTAGTCGAGCTTTATACGGAACATGAGCCTGATGTTATTTTTCTCGATGTGCAAATGCCTGGGATGACCGGGGTGGAAGCGGCGAGAAGGATTACCGATCTCGCTTATATTCAGCCGCCGCTATTTATATTTACAACGGCATATGATGAGTACGCTGTCGATGCTTTTGAAATCGAAGCCATTGATTATTTATTAAAGCCTTACGATGAAGAGCGGTTTCTAAAAGCGATGAAAAGAGTGCGAAAGCGGCTAAAGCAGCTTGAGGACAATCATGTTAGTGAACAATCGAAACGTCCTGTTTCATCGAAACTGCTTATTGACGATGGTGAGCGTACAATCGTTTTGCCGCCCGAATCCATTTATTATGCGGCACCGTTTAATCGAATGCTCGAAATCTACACGGAAAATACAGTGATAAAGAGCCGTATGTCGTTGCAGGAGTTAGAACAAAAGTTGAAAGGGCTTCCGTTCTTCCGGACACATCGAAGCTATTTAGTCAACCTTGATCACGTCCAAGAAATTACACCTTGGTTCAACGGGACATGCAACGTCACGTTAAAAGATAAAAACAAGACAAAGCTGCCTGTTAGCCGTGCTGCAAGAAAAGTGCTTTTCAAATTATTTGAAGGTTAACAATTCAAGTAAGGATTAAAACAATTCGAGCATTAAAATCAACCATTGGATCAAAATTTAACATCCGAATCTTCCGAACGATTATACTGACATCAAAACGTTCCAATCATTTAAAAAAGGAGAGTGGTAGCTGGAAATTGTGTCATCTAAGAAATCTCCTAACTTAAAAAAGGAAGAGGAGGGTGATTTGTAATGGCAGTTGAAAGCGATTACACTAGAGAATATTATGCGGATAAAAAGATTGACTATGTCAAAGTGGAAAAAAGTGAACAGTTTAAAAAACTAATGAGCGACAGGAAAAAGTTCATTGTGCCCTACACGATCTTTTTCCTTGTGTTTTATTTTTTGCTTCCGATCTGCACATCCTACACAACGTTTCTAAACAAACCGGCAATTGGAGACATTTCATGGGTTTGGCTTTTTGCGTTTGCCCAGTTTGCTATGACGTTTATTTTGTGCACGATTTACGTGAAAAAGGCAAACACGTTTGACGAACAGGCAGATAAAATTATTGAAGATCAGCTACAAAAAGGAGGAAAAGTCTAATGGATATGACTGTCATCGTCCTTTTTCTTTTGATTGTTTTCTTAACGCTCGTCATTACGTATTATGCCGCAAAGCAAACCAAGACAACCGGCGACTTTTATACAGCGGGCGGGGGATTGACTGGCTGGCAAAATGGGATTGCGATCGCAGGCGACTATTTATCGGCAGCTTCTTTCCTTGGAATTGCCGGTGCGATCGCACTGAACGGATTCGATGGGTTCTTTTACAGTATCGGTTTCCTCATTGCATACCTCGTTGTTCTGTTTTTAGTTGCTGAACCATTAAGAAACCTAGGCAAATATACGCTTGCCGATATGATCAATTCACGGTTTGACTCCAAAAAGGTGAGGGGAGTAGCCGCATTAAGTACGATTACAATCGTTATCTTTTATATGATTGCGCAGCTCGTCGGCGCCGGAGCACTTATCCAGCTTTTGTTTAAAATTGATTACTGGATTGCTGTCTTGATTGTTGGTGTGATGATGACCATTTACGTATTGTTCGGGGGAATGATTGCAACAAGCTGGGTTCAAATCGTAAAAGCCGTTCTCTTGATGGCCGGCATGATCATTATTTCATTCCTTGTGCTGCTCAAATACAATTTTAATATTGGCACTATGTTCAGTGAAGTGAAAACAGCGACAAGCCACGGGGCGGATTATTTAAAACCGGGGCTCCAGTACACAAACCCTCTCGGCACGATTTCGCTCATGATTGCCCTTGTTCTCGGGACATCAGGGCTACCGCATATTCTCATGCGATTTTTTACCGTGAAAGATGCAAAAACGGCAAGAAGCTCCGTCGTTACGGCGACATGGACGATTGGAATCTTTTATATTTTAACCCTTTTCCTCGGATTTGGAGCGGCTGCATTTGTCGGCGATAGCAAAATTATTGCCGCCAATCCTGGTGGAAACATGGCAGCACCATTGTTGGCGGAAGCGCTTGGCGGCAATATTTTATTTGCGTTTATATCCGCTGTTGCGTTTGCGACCATACTAGCCGTCGTCGCGGGACTTGTATTGTCGGGTGCGTCAGCATTTGCCCATGATTTATACGGCCAAATTATTAAAAAAGGAAAAGCATCCGATCGCCAGCAAATGTTGGCAGCGCGCTACGCCGCTTTGGCTGTATCCATTTTTTCGATTATATTAGCGCTTTTTGCACAAACATTAAATGTGGCGTTTCTCGTTTCGCTCGCCTTCTGTATCGCGGCAAGTGCGAATTTGCCAGTTATCCTGTATACGGTTTATTGGAAACGATTCAATACAACAGGAGCCGTTACAGCCGTATTGTCAGGATTAATCTCGGCACTCGTTCTCGTATCGATTAGCCCAAGCGTGTTCTCGCCGGTTGAAGGTGCCGCATTATTTGTCGGAAACCCGATTTTCCCATTTGAGAACCCTGCCATCATTTCGGTACCTTTAGGCTTCCTCGGAGGATACATTGGCACGATCTTATCAAAAGAAGTTGATCCTGTACGCTATGCTGAGGTTAATGTTAAGGCAAGTACCGGGTATAGAGAAGTATAAGCGCATTCGTTTCAGCAAGCTCCAACTTTGGGAAATTAGGCAGAACTTCAACTTCGTCTGATGTATAACGTAACAAAATTTACAGGGAGGAATTTATGTGGGTAAGGCCATCGCTGAGAAGCAAAAACAACCGAATCTAGTAAACTATGATGAAGCATACGCCAACTTTTCTTGGGACGATGTAGAAAGAGAATTTTCTTGGCATGAGACTGGCAAAGTGAATATGGCCTATGAAGCAATTGACCGCCATGCCGAATCATGGAGAAAAAATAAAGTGGCGCTCTATTATAGCGACCAGAAACG
The sequence above is drawn from the Pueribacillus theae genome and encodes:
- a CDS encoding ArsI/CadI family heavy metal resistance metalloenzyme, with product MNIHVGLNVTNLEASIAFYSKVFDAQPVKVKPDYAKFLLDDPGLNFTLRPVERVEGNHINHFGFQVTSTEELQKHKDRLEKQGFFSRDENDTTCCYARQDKFWITDPDGHEWEFFFTKEDIEVENLGTCCAG
- a CDS encoding DUF485 domain-containing protein, coding for MERRFHQVMQEKKQLVINLLAFLFVFYFSLPFSLAVFPTFMNKKIFDTGFTWAWLYAFLQIPLTWILGWIYYRKAKRLDQFVEQLKQEAEL
- a CDS encoding ArsR/SmtB family transcription factor, coding for MTNSPTTTIPANQETFEYYAHTFKALADPKRLKLMNELCIRGQVCVCDLTEIMGMPQPKLSYHLKILMDSNLIKQEKKGTWNYYELNQGQVNHLLSPELCCLFRPTCW
- a CDS encoding solute symporter family protein produces the protein MDMTVIVLFLLIVFLTLVITYYAAKQTKTTGDFYTAGGGLTGWQNGIAIAGDYLSAASFLGIAGAIALNGFDGFFYSIGFLIAYLVVLFLVAEPLRNLGKYTLADMINSRFDSKKVRGVAALSTITIVIFYMIAQLVGAGALIQLLFKIDYWIAVLIVGVMMTIYVLFGGMIATSWVQIVKAVLLMAGMIIISFLVLLKYNFNIGTMFSEVKTATSHGADYLKPGLQYTNPLGTISLMIALVLGTSGLPHILMRFFTVKDAKTARSSVVTATWTIGIFYILTLFLGFGAAAFVGDSKIIAANPGGNMAAPLLAEALGGNILFAFISAVAFATILAVVAGLVLSGASAFAHDLYGQIIKKGKASDRQQMLAARYAALAVSIFSIILALFAQTLNVAFLVSLAFCIAASANLPVILYTVYWKRFNTTGAVTAVLSGLISALVLVSISPSVFSPVEGAALFVGNPIFPFENPAIISVPLGFLGGYIGTILSKEVDPVRYAEVNVKASTGYREV
- a CDS encoding DUF485 domain-containing protein, which produces MAVESDYTREYYADKKIDYVKVEKSEQFKKLMSDRKKFIVPYTIFFLVFYFLLPICTSYTTFLNKPAIGDISWVWLFAFAQFAMTFILCTIYVKKANTFDEQADKIIEDQLQKGGKV
- a CDS encoding LytR/AlgR family response regulator transcription factor; translation: MKSIHVIIAEDEEMARKELTYLLEMEEDVILCPSAETGEQLVELYTEHEPDVIFLDVQMPGMTGVEAARRITDLAYIQPPLFIFTTAYDEYAVDAFEIEAIDYLLKPYDEERFLKAMKRVRKRLKQLEDNHVSEQSKRPVSSKLLIDDGERTIVLPPESIYYAAPFNRMLEIYTENTVIKSRMSLQELEQKLKGLPFFRTHRSYLVNLDHVQEITPWFNGTCNVTLKDKNKTKLPVSRAARKVLFKLFEG
- a CDS encoding helix-turn-helix domain-containing protein; amino-acid sequence: MPRSSSSDNFICSESDRIELDFSSNPKQFLERNAKIIGVNVKTLRGWENNVQKPIAKYMKLLNEFLGVLSEEYE
- a CDS encoding solute symporter family protein, with amino-acid sequence MNLTYFLFFICIIVCTLIITYWAAKRSKTANRFYTASGSLTGFQNGMAIAGDFISAASFLGIVGTIAINGYDGFLYSIGFLVSYLVVMFLIAEPVHHLGKYSLGDVICTRFPGNRMRAMMAFGAFMISILYMIPQLVASGLLIRLLLNIDYSVSVVVIGSLMTVYVVFGGMIATSWVQIVKTVVLMSGTFLLSLIVFSRFHWNVADLLEQVKSGTPLGEQFFLPGHLFNHSLEAFSLQLALVLGTAGLPHILIRFFTVRNTLEVRRSLISATWIIGLFYVMTLILGLGTVALLGYQKLISADATGNLAAPLLAKEVGGDFLLAFISAIAFTTIVAVVAGLVISATTAFSHDIYHHIMKKGKSTEKEQLYAARWTALGIGIISTLFALRLENINVTFLVSLTFIFAASSNFPVLLLTIYWRRFNRTGAIVGMVSGFVASIALLMLGPHMMNPDGGWIAREPILPLSNPGIIAIPIGFIGAFFGTVLSREPAQSSGELRKFFIKSQTGIDIRRESQ
- the arsC gene encoding arsenate reductase (thioredoxin) — encoded protein: MSKPVIFFLCTGNSCRSQMAEGFARKYLGDKFDVHSAGIEAHGVNLNAIKAMDEVGIDISNQESSTINHELLNTADYVITLCGDANDKCPMTPPHVNRDHWGFEDPAKAEGTEEEKWAVFQRVRDQIEERIKIFTETAK
- a CDS encoding LytS/YhcK type 5TM receptor domain-containing protein translates to MKDLTIILFERQGLLLDIAFVLTRTPGFRSLLYRESSLKMSIVHAFVFGLFGIASTITGVVIGSDFVVIRDFVWTAEADQLVVGSSLVAIVIAGLLGGPVVGLGAGIIAGVHLMFVGGIGWLANGIVNPLTGLLAGLTARFFSQERVISPLKALFIGVFPPVLQMQILLILHPQADEMVALVDTVGLPLVLSNSIAIAIFTAMIGIVLSEQENEAALATKQALTIAEEALPFLKKDNPRDMARGIADLLYGRLKLAAVSVTNGTEVLAHKGLGADHHRPGDQIMTSVSHQAMRTKEMKVAYTKTEINCGHARCPLEAAIIIPVIEANESTWLIKFYFRKAQHIRPVELMLAQGLGQLISNQLNVIGAEKLKAHIRDAELRNLQAQINPHFLFNTLHLIATLFRENPGKARHITVQLANYMRFNLRLVSKSLVRMEQECEHVKAYIEIIQARFSNRLHIQFVEPEDIPDVYIPPSTIQPIVENCIQHGLRNTAKDGKVEVIIRKEDGRLSILVRDNGCGFPENILNDIPHKPLTEDQSEGTGLYNVNQRLISLLGESSRIHIRNLPSIGSEVSFHIPCDIPLERKMLS